One stretch of Prinia subflava isolate CZ2003 ecotype Zambia chromosome 7, Cam_Psub_1.2, whole genome shotgun sequence DNA includes these proteins:
- the LOC134552702 gene encoding homeobox protein HMX1 gives MPDEATENAGSTSARVSSFFIEDLLGTEGTAGGGARRAAAGGGRGVPRCGPPSPLRIGAPGCPLRDAAVGWYRRAHAAFLGCASPDTSDRDSPELPEEAAERAGGGRAAPRGAAGGRPGPGGREEEEERGEEPGEPEQRAAGRKKKTRTVFSRSQVFQLESTFDVKRYLSSSERAGLAASLHLTETQVKIWFQNRRNKWKRQLAADLEAANLSHAAQRIVRVPILYHENSPASALGFTLPHMSPPLVGFSSGVSYPLGTFPAASLPFLRSQMTGLV, from the exons ATGCCGGACGAAGCTACGGAAAACGCCGGCTCCACCTCCGCCCGCGTCTCGTCCTTCTTCATCGAGGACCTGCTGGGCACCGAGGGCacggcgggcggcggggcgcggcgggcggcggcgggcggcgggcgcggggttCCGCGCTGCGGGCCGCCCTCCCCGCTGCGCATCGGCGCCCCGGGCTGCCCCCTCCGCGACGCCGCCGTCGGCTGGTACCGCCGGGCGCACGCCGCCTTCCTGGGCTGCGCCAGCCCCGACA CCAGCGACCGGGACTCCCCCGAGCTGCCCGAGGAGGCTGCGGAgcgggccggcggcgggcgggcggcgccgaggggcgcggcgggcgggcggccgggcccgggcggccgtgaggaggaggaggagcgcGGCGAGGAGCCGGGCGAGCCGGAGCAACGCGCCGCCGGCCGCAAGAAGAAGACGCGCACGGTGTTCAGCCGCAGCCAGGTGTTCCAGCTGGAGTCCACCTTCGATGTGAAGCGCTACCTGAGCAGCTCCGAGCGCGCCGGGCTGGCCGCCTCGCTGCACCTCACCGAGACCCAGGTGAAGATCTGGTTCCAGAACCGGCGCAACAAGTGGAAGCGGCAGCTGGCCGCAGACCTGGAAGCGGCCAACCTCTCCCACGCCGCCCAAAGGATAGTGCGGGTGCCCATTTTGTACCACGAGAACTCGCCGGCCAGCGCCTTGGGCTTCACCCTGCCGCACATGTCGCCCCCCTTGGTGGGCTTCTCCAGCGGCGTCAGCTACCCCCTGGGCACCTTCCCC